A stretch of the Vigna radiata var. radiata cultivar VC1973A chromosome 9, Vradiata_ver6, whole genome shotgun sequence genome encodes the following:
- the LOC106773669 gene encoding protein ECERIFERUM 1-like: protein MASTPGILSEWPWKPLGNFKYLVLAPFVIRSWYGMLVKDESERDLTAFLILPFLLWRMLHNQIWITLSRHRTAKGNSRIVHKGIEFDQVDREANWDDQILFNGLLYYLANCMFSGASRLPLWRTDGVIMAMLLHAGPVEFLYYWLHRALHHHFLYSRYHSHHHSSIVTEPITSVXHPFAEHVSYFVLFAIPMLTSVFTNTLSMITLFGYVTYIDFMNNMGHCNFEIVPKWLFSIFPPLKYFIYTPSFHSLHHTQFRTNYSLFMPFYDYIYGTIDKNSDELHDSALKREEETPDVVHLTHLTTPKSIYHLRLGFSSLASKPYQPKWYLFFIWPLTAFSMILTWICARTFILEENRLDKLKLQTWAIPKYNFQYSLQSQKLSINRMIEKAILDADKKGVKVLSLGLMNQGEDLNIYGGLYVSKHPKLKVKVVDGSSLAVAVVLNSIPKGTTQVLLRGKLTKVACTLAXKLCXQGIKVATMHKDDYVRLKNLFNRSETNLTNLIXEQSCTQKIWLVGDELSEKEQLHAPKGTLFIPYSQFPPKRYRKDCSYHFTPAMLIPSSLENVHSCEDWLPRRVMSAWRIAGIVHYLEGWSEHECNYTMNDIDKVWHSTLQHGFQSLVVSKCDHTISNALDSIKV, encoded by the exons ATGGCTTCAACACCTGGAATCCTCTCAGAGTGGCCATGGAAACCTCTCGGAAATTTCAAG TACCTGGTATTGGCTCCTTTTGTGATCAGAAGTTGGTATGGTATGTTGGTGAAGGATGAAAGTGAAAGGGACTTAACAGCCTTTCTCATACTACCATTTTTGTTATGGCGTATGCTTCATAATCAAATTTGGATTACTCTCTCTCGACATCGAACTGCCAAAGGCAATTCAAGAATTGTTCATAAAGGAATTGAATTTGATCAAGTTGACAGAGAGGCCAATTG GGATGACCAAATTCTGTTCAATGGGCTACTTTACTACTTGGCAAACTGTATGTTCTCTGGTGCATCACGTCTTCCATTATGGAGAACAGATGGAGTGATTATGGCAATGCTGCTTCATGCAGGACCAGTCGAGTTTCTTTATTATTGGTTGCACAGAGCACTTCATCACCATTTTCTGTATTCTAGATACCATTCTCATCACCATTCTTCCATTGTCACAGAACCTATTACTT CTGTGANTCATCCATTTGCTGAACACGTATCATATTTCGTTCTCTTTGCAATTCCAATGTTAACCTCAGTCTTCACTAACACACTGTCTATGATCACCTTATTTGGATACGTGACTTACAttgattttatgaataatatgGGTCACTGCAACTTTGAGATTGTTCCAAAGTGGCTCTTTAGTATCTTCCCTCCTCTCAAGTACTTCATCTACACCCCATC GTTTCACTCCTTGCACCATACTCAATTTAGGACAAATTACTCTCTTTTTATGCCATTTTATGACTACATCTATGGCACCATAGACAAAAATTCTGATGAATTACATGATTCAGCattgaaaagagaagaagaaaccCCAGATGTTGTGCACTTAACACACCTCACAACACCTAAATCGATCTATCATCTAAGACTTGGATTTTCTTCCTTAGCCTCCAAACCCTACCAACCCAAATGGTACCTTTTCTTCATCTGGCCTCTCACAGCTTTCTCCATGATCCTAACATGGATATGTGCTCGAACATTCATTCTCGAGGAAAATCGTTTGGACAAACTCAAGTTGCAAACTTGGGCTATACCCAAGTACAATTTTCAG TACTCTTTACAATCGCAAAAGTTGAGTATCAACAGAATGATAGAGAAAGCAATATTAGATGCAGACAAAAAGGGTGTGAAAGTGTTGAGCCTAGGTCTGATGAATCAAGGAGAGGACCTTAACATCTATGGAGGGTTATATGTTAGCAAACATCCTAAGCTAAAAGTTAAGGTTGTTGATGGAAGCAGTCTTGCAGTTGCTGTTGTTCTTAACAGTATTCCTAAAGGAACAACACAAGTATTGCTTAGGGGTAAACTCACCAAGGTTGCTTGTACTCTTGCTNTCAAATTGTGTCANCAAGGAATCAAG GTTGCTACAATGCATAAGGATGACTATGTGAGGCTAAAGAATTTGTTCAATAGGTCTGAAACTAATTTGACTAATTTGATCNTTGAGCAAAGCTGCACCCAAAAG atatgGTTAGTTGGAGATGAATTGAGTGAAAAGGAACAATTGCATGCACCCAAAGGAACATTGTTTATTCCATACTCACAATTCCCACCAAAGAGATATCGCAAGGATTGCTCCTACCATTTCACCCCAGCAATGCTAATTCCTAGTTCCCTTGAAAATGTCCATTCTTGTGAG GATTGGTTACCAAGAAGGGTAATGAGCGCATGGCGCATAGCAGGAATAGTACATTATTTAGAAGGATGGAGTGAACATGAGTGCAACTACACAATGAATGACATTGATAAAGTTTGGCATTCAACACTTCAACATGGATTTCAATCTCTTGTTGTATCCAAGTGTGATCATACCATTAGTAATGCATTGGATTCTATCAAAGTGTAG
- the LOC106772995 gene encoding protein ECERIFERUM 1, which yields MASKPGILTNWPWKPLGSFKWVILTPWIVHSTYSFIVNDPKKRDLGYFLIFPYMLVRMLHDQLWITLSRHRTAKGKTRIVDKGIEFEQVDRESNWDDQILFNGILFYVGSMLIPEASQMPLWRLDGVVITALLHAGPVEFLYYWLHRALHHHFLYSRYHSHHHSSIVTEPITSVIHPFAEHIAYFLLFAIPLYSTVVTRTASIASYAGYLAYIDFMNNLGHCNFECIPNSIFSTLPFLKYLMYTPSFHSLHHTQFRTNYSLFMPIYDYMYGTMDKSTDSTYETSLKREEISPDVVHLTHLTTPESIFHLRLGFASLASKPQSSTWYLYLMWPFTLSSVLVTLFYAQTFVIERNAFKMLNLQSWVIPRFHVQYLFKWQSETLNKLIQDAILQAESSNAKVLSLGLSNQGESLNKYGELYIKRFPELKIKIVDGSSLVVAIVLNSIPNEASEVLLCGKPNKVSYAIATALCEKGTKVTTMYKDEYDDLELRLSDECKKNLVFPGSYTAKIWLVGEQCNEAEQKKAAKESLFIPISQFPPKKLRKDCYYHSTPAMIAPPSLVNVDSCENWLPRRVMSAWRVAGIVHALEGWNVHECGNLTFSVEKIWQASLGHGFRPFNINSFSSILNQLP from the exons ATGGCTTCAAAACCTGGCATACTCACCAATTGGCCATGGAAGCCTCTCGGGAGTTTCAAG TGGGTGATTTTGACACCATGGATTGTGCACAGCACTTACTCCTTCATAGTGAATGATCCAAAGAAGAGAGACCTTGGTTACTTCCTCATCTTCCCCTACATGTTGGTCAGGATGCTGCATGACCAACTTTGGATCACACTTTCCCGCCATAGAACGGCCAAAGGCAAAACCAGAATCGTTGATAAGGGCATTGAGTTCGAACAAGTCGATCGAGAAAGTAACTG GGATGACCAGATCTTGTTCAATGGGATATTGTTCTACGTAGGTTCTATGTTAATTCCAGAAGCTTCTCAGATGCCCTTGTGGAGATTGGATGGTGTGGTTATCACTGCTCTTTTACATGCAGGACCAGTGGAGTTTCTGTATTATTGGTTGCACAGAGCACTTCATCACCATTTTCTATATTCTAGATATCATTCTCATCACCATTCTTCCATTGTCACAGAACCTATTACTT CTGTGATCCATCCATTTGCAGAGCACATAGCATACTTTTTGTTATTTGCCATTCCACTCTATTCAACTGTCGTCACAAGAACAGCTTCCATAGCATCCTATGCTGGTTATCTTGCATACATTGACTTTATGAACAACTTGGGTCACTGCAATTTTGAGTGTATTCCAAACTCCATTTTCTCAACACTTCCCTTCCTAAAGTATCTCATGTACACTCCATC GTTTCACTCACTGCATCATACCCAGTTTAGGACAAATTACTCACTGTTCATGCCAATTTATGATTACATGTATGGTACCATGGACAAGAGCACAGACAGCACATATGAAACATCATTGAAGAGAGAAGAAATTTCACCTGATGTTGTTCATCTGACACATCTCACAACACCAGAATCCATTTTTCATCTGAGGTTGGGATTTGCTTCCTTAGCCTCAAAACCACAATCTTCAACATGGTACCTTTATTTGATGTGGCCTTTCACTCTTTCCTCTGTTCTTGTCACTTTGTTTTATGCCCAAACCTTTGTCATCGAGAGGAATGCTTTTAAAATGCTCAATTTGCAATCATGGGTTATACCTAGATTCCATGTCCAA TACCTTTTCAAATGGCAAAGTGAAACTCTTAACAAACTTATACAAGATGCAATACTTCAAGCAGAGTCGAGCAATGCAAAGGTTCTAAGTCTAGGTCTTTCAAATCAG GGAGAATCACTGAATAAATATGGTGAACTTTATATCAAAAGGTTTCCTGAGCTTAAGATAAAGATTGTGGATGGCAGTAGCTTAGTTGTGGCCATTGTTCTTAATAGCATTCCTAATGAAGCAAGTGAAGTGCTTCTTTGTGGAAAACCTAATAAGGTTTCATATGCCATTGCTACTGCTTTATGTGAAAAGGGTACAAAG GTTACAACTATGTACAAAGATGAATATGATGATCTTGAATTAAGACTCTCCGATGAGTGCAAAAAGAACTTGGTTTTCCCAGGATCCTACACTGCAAAA ATTTGGCTTGTCGGAGAACAATGTAATGAAGCAGAACAAAAGAAAGCAGCAAAAGAATCATTGTTCATTCCTATTTCCCAATTCCCTCCAAAGAAACTTCGTAAAGACTGCTACTATCACAGCACACCAGCCATGATAGCTCCACCTTCATTGGTCAATGTGGATTCTTGTGAG AACTGGCTGCCGAGGAGAGTGATGAGCGCGTGGCGCGTGGCCGGAATAGTGCATGCCCTAGAAGGTTGGAACGTTCACGAATGTGGAAATTTGACGTTTAGCGTTGAGAAAATATGGCAAGCAAGTCTTGGACATGGCTTTAGGCCATTCAATATTAATTCCTTTTCTTCAATTCTTAATCAATTACCATAA